The following are from one region of the Salvia hispanica cultivar TCC Black 2014 chromosome 1, UniMelb_Shisp_WGS_1.0, whole genome shotgun sequence genome:
- the LOC125221256 gene encoding protein RST1 — translation MDSYTPLLEKTRIPQPSLQKLAVASIFDKFRSAPPSAAGADAVSRCLRSASAAVVDQSTRELCRLVKDEKFDLADGLLELQSALEDSSNPQFAAVFTKAIGLLTRLGFVRNPSSFRFFSSENHPFVKILSCGAEVQLGLVKEVVLFIMKCKYLGMEAVCEFLGPFLNYSVIQVPISGSSSTYLRNLVSSMAAFCCSSPEETIPIIKLLTGRLKYIPCKNAEEVANISGIFECLVDAYQVVLRQLVRLGLLIHEAQLCGLELMDSILSLHRDFCKYSGGVDKIIDAVRRILAIQKDLGLNYCTGQSSVILSLFSILTQLELEHEQYSVLNLALFLLRWKGENEYGTGDSPSELTEELLLIFPVLALVSSPSRSIKQTATHLLSILGKTATNLLIASREEQAVEGRNLTITTPGDIVFRFIRNIWFKEQQSPDGFYYVNHFSDGVVYSNEMHSELKAWIFSLREYSSRITAKRKSAIGISRSEESFLSEMPHILCSVAGVFLVHQTTNFGIDLFTIASTIEPKYGVPLLLTVLFYNHVCSSAEKCNNYHDKLLKLLALLPSVASHSAMIPLVHQVLLPMLHKDVNPFIKATAIRLMCKTWEINDRVFGSLQGMLHPNELALCGTERGICMSIAVSVRDVCKRNPDRGVDIILSVAACIENDNPLVQSVGLQSLAYLCEADVIDFYTAWDVVGKQMQNYSENAVIAYGLALLLRWGAMDAEAYPDAADNVLNILWKIGTQSQVSQSSLWTRVHEAALRALMQYEVVHIQRSIPDFGARNMALVFSQTNPDLSAALEEFEVRLLNYEHITRRRSVKQKRVTGSQNKIFKLLDVVPDVICSSGSNYRIKDLPGAALLCFPTRKDVRNQGSLKGLLDVHSKYEDAAVEISSSLLLSRNILLALLSLQSWKPFMERWLRSSIMVLEAKAHLTVLDKTSKAATDMLKILTRLAETAIPRSAENIALALGAFCLVLPASVHAVQSMASKFLLNWLSRYEHEHRQWSAAISLGLISSCLHLTEHEQKFRNTSALLEVASSSKSTLVKGACGIALGFSCQGLLTRVDSGANTQFEKETYKNQEMELLRKIVKTLVQMTDQFSGSSAGILEKLAAYFPLGTDDSPLSEVEEDDSNHLEEDAWGAAGTVIGLGNSLGAIYRAGFRDAVLYLKSLIISWIPSANDLFPKNPRGETCLPVLALGACLSLPTVVSFCHKVEMIDDIELDHLVSSFMELISGLLSVKQPDNFLQNLLMASCVGAGSFFSLVSNSRLPSLKKDHVKGFLELCRKTYSSTHLPFVQLGGMLGVVNAVGAGAGTLIQQIPSSSPTMFQQKELSHVSGSLISNHVLEAESTPLIQEIFLYAQNSNDPQSQQNAAWAVSVLRHSVFSKEDTNDAEHDDTSAPKSTSQGVAEDTIVMKLSLWLMQINYSELDTSVNTRTVAFVLRCLSHAPRLPVMEWGEIVRRCMKYGDRTVEMPFQDIDLRKGTLREECFLFILSHAHQFDSLLGFIDELFDGARFKTLESNLQSLMLLHMEDLLKIFSDSRVAKLFDDVSDFLHWSASSNQYNNEEKISMRVSCWKSLQICLDESSAIETQDYAHNLEQCMEVLFTMLPWSHSSVNPELHQKYSNAEWIEAIKCLGKAQQGWLSNFLLIPDSNFKDEGTQIFETLKKVKAKAALVRVASIPLAELAKLKAYILDSDPKVIWNILVEVTVTLQHYDDSVRRQWLSDTAEILCVTSYPSTALRFLGLLSGGSSKYMPILFADKTSVLTDLPATLPPLLVDIGSRIVAESVASCLFRATERVHDWAGRIGNGHYLPDSQPIDSSEEDDVMLLLRVMHQTCFYLKEYLPADKQLRLANMVVV, via the exons ATGGATTCCTACACTCCACTGCTAGAGAAGACTCGAATTCCCCAACCCTCACTCCAGAAGCTCGCTGTCGCCTCAATCTTCGACAAATTTCGCTCCGCGCCGCCCTCCGCTGCCGGAGCCGACGCCGTCAGCCGCTGCCTCCGCTCCGCGTCTGCGGCGGTGGTCGATCAGTCCACTCGAGAGCTCTGCCGCCTCGTTAAGGACGAGAAATTCGATCTCGCCGATGGATTGCTCGAGCTGCAGTCCGCGCTCGAGGATTCATCCAATCCGCAATTCGCTGCTGTCTTCACTAAAGCAATTGGTTTGCTCACTAGACTTGGTTTTGTGCGCAATCCGTCGTCCTTTCGGTTTTTCTCGTCGGAGAATCACCCATTCGTCAAG atACTTTCTTGTGGGGCTGAAGTTCAACTAGGGCTGGTCAAAGAAGTAGTTTTGTTCATCATGAAGTGCAAATATCTCGGAATGGAGGCTGTCTGTGAATTCTTGGGCccttttttgaattattctgTTATACAGGTGCCTATTTCGGGTTCCTCTTCTACATATCTGAGGAACTTAGTGTCCTCAATGGCGGCATTTTGCTGCTCATCTCCCGAGGAGACTATTCCAATAATTAAGCTGTTGACGGGTCGTCTGAAGTATATTCCATGTAAGAATGCGGAA GAGGTTGCAAATATTTCTGGTATCTTTGAGTGCTTGGTGGATGCGTATCAGGTGGTCTTGAGGCAGTTGGTTAGATTGGGACTG CTCATTCATGAAGCTCAGCTGTGTGGATTGGAACTTATGGATTCAATTTTATCCCTACATAGGGACTTCTGCAAGTACTCGGGTGGTGTTGATAAAATCATAGATGCAGTTAGGCGCATATTGGCTATCCAAAAAGATCTTGGACTTAACTACTGCACTGGCCAGTCGTCAGTGATATTGTCCTTGTTCTCTATTCTCACTCAACTGGAGCTCGAGCATGAACAATACTCTGTACTTAACCTGGCATTGTTCCTCTTAAGATGGAAAGGTGAAAATG AATACGGGACTGGTGATTCTCCCAGTGAATTGACTGAAGAGCTTCTCCTCATTTTTCCTGTGCTTGCGCTTGTTTCGTCTCCGTCCAGATCTATTAAACAAACTGCTACACATTTACTTTCAATTTTGGGAAAGACTGCTACTAATTTACTGATTGCTTCAAGGGAAGAACAAGCTGTAGAAGGGCGAAACCTGACTATCACCACCCCTGGAGACATAGTTTTTAGGTTTATAAGGAATATATGGTTTAAG GAGCAACAGTCACCAGACGGTTTTTACTATGTCAATCATTTTTCTGATGGAGTTGTATATTCTAATGAAATGCATTCTGAACTAAAAGCTTGGATATTTTCTTTAAGAGAGTATTCATCAAGAATTACTGCAAAACGCAAATCCGCTATAGGGATATCTCGTTCTGAAGAAAGCTTTCTAAGTG AAATGCCTCACATACTGTGCTCAGTTGCTGGTGTCTTCCTTGTGCATCAAACAACAAACTTTGGCATTGATCTGTTTACTATTGCAAGTACTATTGAACCTAAATATGGCGTTCCTTTGTTGCTAACAGTTCTTTTCTACAATCATGTATGCTCAAGTGCTGAAAAATGTAACAATTATCATGATAAGCTG CTTAAACTATTGGCTTTGCTTCCTTCAGTTGCTTCACATTCTGCAATGATACCTCTGGTACATCAGGTCCTTCTGCCAATGCTTCACAAGGATGTGAATCC TTTCATTAAAGCTACTGCAATACGCTTGATGTGTAAGACATGGGAGATCAATGACCGTGTCTTTGGGAGTTTGCAG GGAATGTTGCATCCTAATGAATTAGCATTGTGCGGAACTGAAAGAGGAATCTGTATGAGCATTGCCGTTTCTGTTCGAGATGTTTGCAAAAGAAACCCTGATAGGGGGGTGGACATTATTTTGTCTGTAGCG GCTTGTATAGAAAACGACAATCCTTTGGTTCAGTCTGTCGGATTACAAAGCCTTGCTTATCTTTGTGAAGCTGATGTGATCG ATTTTTATACTGCTTGGGATGTGGTTGGAAAACAAATGCAGAACTACTCTGAGAATGCTGTCATTGCTTATGG GTTGGCTCTTTTGTTGAGATGGGGGGCAATGGATGCTGAAGCATATCCAGATGCTGCTGATAATGTTTTGAATATATTGTGGAAGATTGGAACCCAGAGTCAAGTTAGTCAAAGTTCTTTGTGGACAAGAGTTCATGAAGCTGCCTTAAGAGCTTTAATGCAATATGAG GTGGTGCATATTCAGAGAAGCATACCAGATTTTGGTGCCAGGAACATGGCCTTGGTCTTTTCTCAGACTAATCCTGATTTGTCTGCTGCACTAGAAGAGTTTGAAGTCAGACTTCTAAATTATGAGCACAT TACGAGGCGAAGATCTGTAAAGCAGAAAAGGGTCACTGGATCTCAAAACAAGATTTTCAAGTTGTTAGATGTAGTTCCTGATGTTATCTGTAGTTCAG GAAGTAACTACAGGATTAAAGATTTACCTGGTGCTGCTTTGCTGTGCTTTCCTACTCGTAAAGATGTGAGAAACCAGGGATCTTTAAAA GGATTACTGGATGTGCACAGTAAATATGAAGATGCAGCTGTGGAAATATCTAGCTCTCTTTTGCTGTCAAGAAATATTTTGCTTGCCCTTCTCTCTTTGCAATCATGGAAACCTTTCATGGAAAGATGGTTAAGGTCTTCCATCATGGTACTTGAGGCAAAGGCACATTTGACCGTGTTGGACAAAACATCGAAGGCTGCTACTGATATGCTGAAG ATCCTAACCAGATTAGCAGAAACAGCAATTCCTCGATCTGCTGAAAATATTGCTCTTGCACTTGGAGCTTTTTGTCTG GTGCTACCTGCGTCAGTACATGCTGTCCAATCAATGGCTTCAAAGTTCTTGTTAAATTGGCTGTCTCGATATGAACATGAACACCGTCAGTGGTCAGCAGCAATTTCTCTTGGGTTGATATCAAGCTGCCTTCATCTGACTGAACATGAGCAGAAGTTTAGGAATACAAGTGCACTTCTTGAG GTAGCATCTAGTAGTAAGAGCACCCTTGTGAAGGGAGCTTGTGGAATCGCATTGGGTTTTTCATGCCAAGGTCTTCTAACTAGAGTTGATTCTGGAGCTAATACtcaatttgaaaaagaaacataCAAGAATCAGGAAATGGAATTGCTAAGAAAAATAGTTAAGACCTTAGTCCAGATGACAGATCAATTCAGTGGATCTTCGGCAGGTATTCTTGAAAAACTAGCAGCTTACTTTCCCCTAGGAACAGACGATTCACCCTTATCTGAAGTTGAGGAAGACGATAGTAATCATCTGGAGGAGGATGCCTGGGGTGCTGCTGGAACAGTCATTGGTTTAGGGAATTCTCTTGGGGCAATATACAGAGCTGGGTTTCGTGATGCAGTCCTTTATTTAAAGTCTCTCATCATTTCATGGATTCCTAGTGCAAATGATTTGTTCCCAAAGAATCCTCGAGGTGAAACATGTTTGCCAGTTTTGGCACTAGGAGCATGCCTTTCGTTACCCACTGTAGTGTCATTTTGCCATAAGGTAGAGATGATTGATGATATTGAATTGGACCATCTTGTGAGCAGCTTCATGGAGCTCATCTCTGGACTATTGTCTGTTAAACAACCTGATAACTTCCTCCAGAACTTGTTAATGGCATCTTGTGTTGGAGCTGGAAGCTTCTTTTCATTGGTTTCAAATTCAAGGCTGCCCTCCTTAAAGAAGGATCACGTTAAAGGATTTCTTGAATTATGTAGAAAAACCTACTCGAGTACTCACCTACCATTTGTTCAACTAGGAGGGATGCTTGGGGTAGTAAATGCAGTGGGGGCTGGTGCTGGGACGCTGATTCAACAGATCCCTTCTTCCTCACCCACCATGTTCCAGCAAAAG GAACTGTCTCATGTATCGGGTTCTCTGATTTCAAATCATGTCCTGGAGGCCGAGTCGACACCACTAATTCAAGAGATATTCCTTTATGCACAAAACTCTAATGATCCTCAGTCACAGCAGAATGCAGCATGGGCAGTTTCAGTTCTCAGGCACTCTGTGTTCTCTAAGGAAGACACAAATGATGCTGAACATGATGACACCAGTGCCCCCAAGTCTACCTCTCAGGGAGTTGCTGAAGACACTATCGTCATGAAGCTCTCTTTGTGGCTTATGCAGATAAATTATTCAGAG CTTGATACCAGTGTTAATACTAGAACAGTTGCTTTTGTGTTGCGATGCCTGTCACATGCTCCACGATTGCCGGTGATGGAGTGGGGGGAGATCGTTAGACGGTGCATGAAATATGGTGATCGAACTGTTGAAATGCCTTTCCAAGATATAGACCTTAGAAAAGGAACCCTGAGAGAGGAGTGCTTTCTGTTTATTTTGTCTCACGCACATCAGTTTGATTCACTTCTTGGCTTCATTGATGAGCTATTTGATGGAGCAAGGTTTAAGACACTCGAGTCAAATCTGCAATCACTAATGCTCTTGCACATGGAAGATCTATTGAAGATATTCTCCGATTCCCGAGTTGCAAAACTTTTTGATGACGTTTCTGATTTCCTGCACTGGTCTGCTTCCTCTAATCAATACAACAATGAAGAGAAAATCTCGATGCGAGTTTCATGCTGGAAGAGTTTGCAGATTTGTTTGGACGAATCTTCAGCTATTGAAACTCAAGATTATGCACATAATTTGGAACAGTGCATGGAAGTTCTCTTTACAATGTTGCCATGGTCCCACTCAAGTGTTAATCCTGAATTACACCAGAAATACTCCAACGCTGAATGGATTGAAGCAATTAAATGTCTTGGGAAGGCTCAACAAGGCTGGCTATCGAATTTCCTGCTG ATTCCTGATTCAAACTTCAAAGATGAAGGCACCCAAATCTTCGAGAcgttaaaaaaagttaaagcTAAAGCTGCACTTGTTCGAGTTGCTTCCATCCCTCTGGCAGAACTTGCAAAACTGAAAGCATATATACTAGATTCTGATCCGAAAG TTATCTGGAACATTCTGGTAGAAGTCACTGTAACTTTGCAACACTATGATGACAGTGTTAGAAGGCAATGGCTCAGTGACACAGCAGAAATTCTATGCGTGACAAGTTACCCTTCAACG GCTCTACGATTTCTTGGCCTTTTATCTGGTGGCAGTTCTAAGTATATGCCGATTTTGTTTGCTGATAAAACAAGTGTCTTGACCGATCTTCCCGCTACCCTACCACCTCTCCTAGTCGACATTGGTTCAAGAATAGTTGCAGAATCTGTAGCATCATGTCTCTTCAGAGCAACAGAACGTGTTCATGATTGGGCTGGTCGCATAGGGAACGGGCACTACCTGCCCGACTCACAACCTATTGACTCGAGTGAGGAAGACGATGTGATGCTCCTGTTGCGAGTGATGCATCAGACGTGTTTTTATCTGAAGGAGTATCTGCCTGCAGATAAACAGCTGAGACTCGCTAACATGGTCGTCGTTTAA
- the LOC125200864 gene encoding zinc finger CCCH domain-containing protein 41-like, producing the protein MELKVSPEKPGFSSSDVASDTEEKEISEGDDDDDDRNHKHRRQEARSQSQEGDSLDNHLKRPYRKRNRPFENGYSYRDGDPQSGEPWRNYNMASDRDFPARFDKRRFNQGSFSKAPMDLNQRIRGNQNLPGEVGFARGRGREPVPWGIHDARFGLVDVASQIVQPGPVPSAMFAGRGLSNVPSAHGTSWNAFGLVPGLPNGGLDSLHPLGLQGPLRPAIIPPANVGLPRQRCRDFEERGFCLRGDMCPMEHGVNRIVVEDVQSLSQFNLPVSLPGSQLLGASSAQGVLPVNNKVFPAKSSKPGMNVDGYGLNDGVVGGSMAGASTSDVYDPDQPLWENDNPETTAALVALNQANVDETESFMDMDLPNRHNIESIEGLNDDRPLRNANTSGSQSTSVWGRISSSKHDSEQENKIVKTLNTDRSNVPNQENRMNVNGDGSIVKESFGKKQSDFVRDTRTPAQRGLRTLFVNYIPLKDNKKENLLSHFQKFGEVVDIYIPMQTEWAFVQFSKREEAAEALKAPDAVMGNRFIKLWWANRNNIPDDGISGYNAAPITPRGTSHLLVSNQFILDKGKENPHPVIGKDSNSNATVGQHPVSDHPKSAITNGSKAPPLQQKKFESLEILKEELRKKQELLDQKRNEFKRQLDKLQKQAVGSKDIPASDSTTKKIKGETPPNQSKTENSKSSPREGMSIENTRSEQHYVTRASTSTMPIHEPLKPSFRPQAPTGTPFVANRFKLDNRPTVFKVVPPLPSDLANVAALEEHFSSYGDLASVVLEESEPQETNDASVSSSDVSARVSFTTRRSAERAFSHGKSWQGHKLQFLWLTSINTSKEVDKSGNPPATSNASVNTGKEVDSHGNLPTSSGASDNTGKDGNSIGNLPAASNAPSDVDTQTSGDDASADNQRTPASEPGNHKVEADADSAAQEKDSKSTSPSPSPSSSGEKQL; encoded by the exons ATGGAGCTCAAGGTTTCTCCAGAAAAACCTGGGTTTTCATCTTCTGATGTAGCGAGTGATACCGAGGAGAAAGAAATCAGTGAAGGTGACGATGACGATGATGATCGTAACCACAAGCATCGTAGGCAGGAGGCTCGTTCTCAATCTCAGGAAGGGGATTCTCTTGATAACCATTTGAAAAGACCATACAGAAAAAGAAATCGTCCTTTTGAAAATGGTTATTCTTACAGGGATGGTGACCCGCAATCAGGTGAACCCTGGAGAAATTACAATATGGCTTCAGACAGGGACTTTCCTGCTAGATTTGACAAGAGACGTTTCAACCAGGGCTCATTTTCCAAAGCTCCTATGGATTTGAACCAAAGGATCAGAGGCAACCAAAATCTACCAGGTGAAGTTGGCTTTGCCAGGGGTAGGGGAAGGGAACCTGTTCCTTGGGGCATTCATGATGCAAGGTTTGGATTGGTTGATGTTGCTTCTCAAATAGTTCAACCCGGGCCTGTTCCTTCTGCTATGTTTGCTGGGAGGGGCTTGTCAAATGTTCCTAGTGCACATGGTACATCTTGGAATGCATTTGGGCTGGTTCCCGGCTTACCTAATGGTGGACTTGACTCACTTCACCCCCTTGGTTTGCAAGGACCGCTAAGACCAGCTATCATTCCACCAGCGAATGTTGGGCTTCCACGGCAACGGTGTAGAGACTTTGAGGAGCGTGGGTTTTGCTTAAGGGGAGACATGTGCCCGATGGAACATGGTGTTAATCGTATAGTTGTTGAAGATGTTCAG AGCCTTTCACAATTCAATCTCCCTGTTTCACTTCCTGGCTCGCAACTTCTTGGAGCGTCTTCTGCACAAGGAGTGTTACCTGTCAACAACAAAGTTTTTCCTGCAAAAAGTAGCAAGCCTGGAATGAATGTAGATGGTTACGGCCTGAATGATGGTGTTGTGGGAGGTTCCATGGCAGGGGCATCGACATCTGATGTGTATGATCCAGATCAACCTTTATGGGAAAATGATAACCCTGAGACAACGGCAGCACTAGTAGCACTAAATCAAGCAAATGTTGATGAAACTGAGTCGTTTATGGACATGGACCTTCCAAACCGGCATAACATTGAATCAATTGAAGGTCTTAATGATGATCGTCCACTCAGAAATGCCAATACTAGTGGATCCCAAAGTACATCTGTGTGGGGAAGAATAAGCAGTTCAAAACATGATTCAGAACAGGAAAACAAGATTGTGAAAACTCTGAACACGGATCGTTCAAATGTTCCGAATCAAGAAAATCGGATGAATGTTAATGGAGATGGATCAATTGTGAAGGAGTCCTTTGGAAAGAAACAGAGCGATTTTGTTCGCGACACTCGAACACCAGCTCAAAGGGGACTCCGTACTTTATTTGTCAATTACATTCCCCTAAAAGACAATAAGAAGGAAAATCTTCTCTCACATTTTCAGAAATTTGGTGaggttgttgacatttatATTCCCATGCAAACAGAATGGGCTTTTGTTCAATTTTCTAAAAGGGAAGAAGCAGCAGAAGCACTAAAGGCACCCGATGCTGTAATGGGCAATCGGTTTATCAAGCTTTGGTGGGCAAATCGAAATAATATACCCGATGATGGAATAAGTGGCTATAATGCTGCACCAATTACACCCCGTGGAACTTCACATCTTCTCGTTTCTAATCAATTTATTCTCgacaaaggaaaagaaaatccTCATCCTGTAATTGGAAAAGATAGCAACTCCAATGCTACTGTTGGTCAACACCCGGTTTCTGACCATCCCAAGTCAGCAATTACAAATGGTTCCAAAGCCCCTCCTTTACAGCAAAAGAAATTTGAGAgtttggagattttgaaggAAGAACTTCGTAAGAAACAGGAGTTGCTGGATCAGAAACGAAATGAGTTCAAGCGCCAGTTAGACAAACTCCAAAAACAA GCTGTGGGCAGCAAGGATATTCCAGCATCAGATTCGACcacaaagaaaattaaaggTGAAACACCACCTAATCAGTCAAAAACGGAAAATTCCAAGTCATCACCAAGAGAAGGCATGTCCATTGAGAATACCCGGTCTGAACAGCATTATGTGACACGTGCTTCAACCTCAACTATGCCTATTCATGAGCCTTTGAAACCTTCTTTCCGTCCGCAAGCACCTACAGGGACACCATTTGTAGCAAACAGATTCAAGCTGGACAATCGGCCCACAGTGTTCAAAGTTGTTCCGCCATTACCATCTGACCTTGCAAAT GTTGCTGCTCTGGAGGAGCACTTCTCATCGTATGGTGATCTTGCTTCGGTGGTACTGGAAGAGTCGGAACCCCAAGAGACTAATGATGCTTCAGTTTCATCTTCTGATGTCTCAGCCCGTGTTTCCTTTACAACCCGACGATCTGCTGAGAGGGCTTTCTCTCATGGTAAATCATGGCAAGGTCACAAGTTGCAATTTTTGTGGCTTACGTCTATTAATACTAGCAAAGAAGTCGACAAATCTGGGAATCCTCCTGCCACTTCAAATGCATCTGTTAACACTGGCAAAGAAGTCGACAGCCACGGGAATCTCCCAACTAGTTCAGGGGCCTCTGATAACACTGGAAAAGATGGCAACAGCATTGGGAATCTCCCAGCTGCTTCAAATGCACCATCTGATGTTGACACTCAAACTAGTGGAGATGATGCATCGGCCGATAATCAGAGAACTCCTGCCTCGGAACCTGGGAACCACAAAGTAGAAGCTGATGCAGATTCTGCTGCACAGGAGAAAGATTCAAAATCAACGTCACCCTCGCCCTCACCCTCTTCCTCGGGCGAAAAGCAGCTTTAG